In the Malaya genurostris strain Urasoe2022 chromosome 1, Malgen_1.1, whole genome shotgun sequence genome, one interval contains:
- the LOC131425890 gene encoding tumor necrosis factor receptor superfamily member wengen, with product MPPWIGENRTAYYDKMRHLPPGFLTQSDSTWSSMMYSSSDRSRSSESSRPLRLGSLVYRLRWVTVVTILLSVLSAVEAVCEPDLWWDPVRTECVPCTVCGEQQLVLRPCQEYMDTVCGTMKDLDMDLAQLARTADAQHEQRHWKEERRKDGHHQLEHQHGQQHNRQSSAQHHVSSKKKENTEEIMWDWQAASLLLAIIGCLLFFFAAAIIALNQTRQWRRIEKHFDADMEALSAQLMNHLSSMQQLENGSIFLDDVMSGDSRRFRNGAGGLLGGGHHHQHHHHHHHPIEVRCVYLDQLLDSNKNCITHHGPGNLYIEENNERMSPIGGGGSGPAVHHPLTRMY from the exons ATGCCACCTTGGATCGGCGAGAACCGAACGGCCTACTATGACAAAATGCGACACCTGCCGCCCGGTTTTTTAACACAGTCCGATTCCACGTGGTCATCCATGATGTACAGCAGTAGTGATAGAAGTAGAAGTAGCGAAAGTTCCAGACCACTACGATTAGGATCGTTAGTGTACCGGTTGCGATGGGTTACCGTCGTGACGATCCTGTTGTCAGTATTGTCCGCCGTGGAGGCGGTTTGTGAGCCGGATCTTTGGTGGGATCCGGTGCGGACGGAGTGCGTTCCCTGCACGGTTTGTGGCGAACAGCAGCTTGTGCTGCGACCCTGCCAGGAATATATGGACACGGTTTGCGGCACGATGAAAGATCTCGATATGGATCTTGCACAGTTGGCTCGTACCGCCGATGCTCAGCACGAGCAGCGACACTGGAAGGAG gAACGTCGGAAAGATGGTCACCACCAGCTGGAGCATCAGCACGGCCAGCAGCACAACCGGCAATCGTCGGCGCAGCATCATGTCAGCAGTAAGAAGAAGGAGAACACCGAAGAAATCATGTGGGACTGGCAGGCGGCTTCGCTGCTGCTGGCCATTATCGGGTGTCTGCTGTTTTTCTTCGCCGCCGCTATTATCGCACTGAATCAGACGCGTCAGTGGAGGCGGATTGAGAAACATTTCGATGCAG ACATGGAAGCCCTGTCCGCCCAGCTCATGAATCACCTGTCGAGCATGCAGCAGCTCGAGAACGGGTCGATCTTTTTGGACGACGTGATGAGCGGAGATTCGCGACGATTTCGGAACGGTGCCGGTGGACTGCTCGGGGGAGGTCACCACCACCAGCACCATCATCACCACCATCACCCGATAGAGGTTCGCTGTGTCTACTTGGATCAATTGTtgg ACAGCAATAAAAATTGTATCACTCACCATGGACCGGGCAATTTGTACATCGAGGAAAACAACGAACGGATGTCACCGATCGGAGGAGGTGGCAGCGGTCCCGCCGTCCATCATCCGCTGACTAGAATGTACTAG